TTGGTAGGGGATGATAATTGTGTGCCCCATACCTTTCGTTCATCTCGAGGAATGCTTGTGACTTCGTCATCCTGATTCCCCCTGAAAGATGGTAAATATTCCCTCATACAGCGTATTCGCCAAGAGTCATACTGTTTCCTGCCTCTTGATCGAAAACATTTGCCTAAAATTGTCCGCGTATATCGCACTTACTCGAAAGGACTAAGAATCGGCACGTTTTTATCTGAACAGCAAAGAAAGAATGCCTGGCTGCATCCTTTCTTTGTTTAAAAGTGCATTCTATACTCTTTTATAAGCCATAATCTTATGGTACATCCCTTTATCTTTCAGTTTTAAGAAATGTGACATTGCCGGATAAAGATTCGCCTCAATAATCCAGACATGTCCGTTCTGATCCAGCGCGATATCCAGTCCGTAAATACGGTGACTGGGGAACAAGTCGCTTAACCGCCTAGCGGAAAGCAATGCCACAATATCTATTTCCGATTGCATCTTGATTATGGATTTTTTTCTTAAGGTAGACTTTCTCAGCGCCGCCGGTACCATCATCAGTTTTCCTTTACTTCTTGTGATATTCGATACTATATAGCCTTTTCCGGCTACTTTAGCTATTTTGGCGGTGACTTTCCAGTTTCTTGAGTTTCTTTTCCGCTGTACGATCACCCGCATATCAAAAGGACGTCCGTTAATTGTCGCCCGCGGGACCAGCTGCTGAACCATATACTCGTTCGTTCCTATGATGTTCTTCAAATAATCATAGACTGCATCCCTTCCTTGCAGGGTTATTTTTCTGTTTTCCAAGTGAATCTCATACTGCCCGTTTCCTAAATCCGAGACCTGGATAACTCCCCTTCCCCTGCTGCCGAAAATAGGTTTGACCACGACCTGTTTGTATCTGATAATAAGATTTTCAAAAGTGAATTGTGTGAACTGCTCTATTACCGGTAAGTGGGGAACCAAAGAAACAGAGCCTTTCATGTACTTGTATTTAGACCATTTATTTTTATTCACGGATATCATCATGGGAATCGGCCGCCTTTCGCAAAGGATATCCAATGCTCTGCAAATAAGATTCCAAAAGTTCTAAAAACAGTCTGATATCATGAAATGAAATATCTCCGATATTGGCGATGCGGAATGTACTCAAGTTCTCTATTTTACCGGGATAGATCGTGATGCCCTTCTCATAGAAAAAATCGTGCATCTTCTGAAAATTGTATCCTTCACATACCGGTTCAATGATAGAGGTTACCAGTTTAGAATGGTATCTATCCTGAACGAGATACTTTAGCCCCAGTTTCTTAAGACCGTCAGCTAACGTTTCCCATGACTTCCTATACCTTGCATATCTTTGCGGTACCCCTTCATACTCCAATTCTGTAATCGCTTGTCTGAGGGCATAGAGTGTTTGCACAGGTGCGGTAAATCTCATTTGCTTTTTTTTTTCTAAATAATTGTACTGTTCATACAAATTTAAATAATAGTTTTTGCATTTAATTTGTTTTAGGCTCTCCAGTTTGCTTTTCTCTGCTATAACAAAAGAAATGCCCGGAAGCCCCTGAACATTTTTATTGGAACTTGCAACGAGATAATTTATGTTCATCTCATCCATTTGAATCGGTACCGCTCCAAACGAACTTATAGCGTCCACGATCAGATCTGCTTTGTATCTTCTGCACAATTCCCCGATGGGTCCGATATCATTTAAAAGGCCGCTTGTTGTCTCATGATGAACTACGGCTAGGTGAGAAATTTGACCCGACCTTTGAAATAGCGCTTCCAGGGCGGTCAAGTCTACCGGTTCTACGGAAGAAGCGGCAAACTCAAGGAAATGTAAGCCATAGGCCAACGCAATTTCACACATCCGCTTTCCATACGCCCCATTATTTACGATAATTACCGTTCCATCCCCTATGGTGCTGCTTAATACAGCTTCTACCGCCGCAGTTCCTGATCCGCTGAACAATACGGCTGTTGCCCGGTTTGCATCGGCAGCAATTTGTGTCAATTTTTTTGAAACAGCTTCCATCAAATCCCCGAATTCTGCTTCACGGGGACAAATATCAGGGACCACCTGTGCATATTTTACCGTATCCGTTGTCGTTGCAGGGCCAGGGGTTAACAGAATATTTCTTTTCACGCT
This Paenibacillus larvae subsp. larvae DNA region includes the following protein-coding sequences:
- a CDS encoding YheC/YheD family protein, which translates into the protein MMISVNKNKWSKYKYMKGSVSLVPHLPVIEQFTQFTFENLIIRYKQVVVKPIFGSRGRGVIQVSDLGNGQYEIHLENRKITLQGRDAVYDYLKNIIGTNEYMVQQLVPRATINGRPFDMRVIVQRKRNSRNWKVTAKIAKVAGKGYIVSNITRSKGKLMMVPAALRKSTLRKKSIIKMQSEIDIVALLSARRLSDLFPSHRIYGLDIALDQNGHVWIIEANLYPAMSHFLKLKDKGMYHKIMAYKRV
- a CDS encoding 2-aminoethylphosphonate aminotransferase, with translation MQSVKRNILLTPGPATTTDTVKYAQVVPDICPREAEFGDLMEAVSKKLTQIAADANRATAVLFSGSGTAAVEAVLSSTIGDGTVIIVNNGAYGKRMCEIALAYGLHFLEFAASSVEPVDLTALEALFQRSGQISHLAVVHHETTSGLLNDIGPIGELCRRYKADLIVDAISSFGAVPIQMDEMNINYLVASSNKNVQGLPGISFVIAEKSKLESLKQIKCKNYYLNLYEQYNYLEKKKQMRFTAPVQTLYALRQAITELEYEGVPQRYARYRKSWETLADGLKKLGLKYLVQDRYHSKLVTSIIEPVCEGYNFQKMHDFFYEKGITIYPGKIENLSTFRIANIGDISFHDIRLFLELLESYLQSIGYPLRKAADSHDDIRE